One genomic window of uncultured delta proteobacterium includes the following:
- the traG gene encoding Conjugal transfer protein TraG, producing MTDTVQYGLAGENPGQLRSRLWYAPFVLLLAVACMSFATQRTADYFQHHAALGSPFLGDFYFPWMVFIWKQAFLAQDTYGFMAKAVSDSQLLYLAPQYLIMASWLFFSPRLKGNALLHGSARWATEDDIRAMGYFDGRGVYVGGWVKQLTGFAFLWAFLLGRPKERHFYLREDGPAHAICYAPTRSGKGVGIVIPCLLSWPHSLICLDIKGENWSLTSGYRKSQGQVCLRFDPSDASGTSCRFNPLAEVRLDSIQAIPDCQNLATMLVDPNGSGLEDHWSKAGFGLLSGALLHCCISVRAEQGRDATLYDLSCMLADESKTITQVFEGMVKYDHKAALEKLYPTTPGISDCGLKAHVFVASAAKEMLNKSENEGSGVVSTVLVNLSLYRDPVVAAATSACDFRIADLMNLDSPVSLYLVISPADIDRVKPLVRLLVDMIIRRVCAKMEFADGATKASYLHRLLIFLDEFTSLGKLQIMEKALAYIAGYGGKVFLIVQDTTQLANVYGKEHSIMANCHVRIAYAPNTIETANQLSDMAGKTTAIDKKTSLSGSGMGLTKSASVSVSETARPLLTADECMRLPGMMKDSSGNVVRAGDMLVFTAGRNPIYGRQILYFRDPVFSSRAKILPAGAMPEYPGGVSDSIYHDMPYSAGPGRKAPEPAEKAEIIPADAAGESLNAYFQ from the coding sequence ATGACTGATACCGTACAATATGGTCTGGCCGGGGAAAACCCCGGCCAGCTCCGGTCCCGGCTCTGGTACGCGCCTTTCGTGCTTTTGCTGGCGGTGGCCTGCATGTCCTTTGCCACGCAACGGACTGCCGATTATTTCCAGCATCACGCGGCGCTTGGCTCTCCCTTTCTCGGAGACTTCTACTTTCCGTGGATGGTCTTCATCTGGAAGCAAGCCTTTCTCGCGCAAGACACATACGGTTTTATGGCGAAAGCCGTTTCCGACAGCCAACTTCTCTATCTTGCGCCGCAATATCTTATTATGGCGTCCTGGCTGTTTTTCAGCCCCCGGCTGAAAGGCAACGCGCTTTTGCACGGCTCGGCCCGGTGGGCCACGGAGGACGACATTCGGGCCATGGGCTATTTTGATGGCCGTGGCGTGTATGTCGGCGGGTGGGTCAAGCAGTTGACCGGCTTTGCCTTTCTGTGGGCCTTTCTCCTCGGTCGCCCGAAGGAGCGCCATTTCTACCTTCGGGAAGACGGTCCCGCGCATGCCATCTGCTATGCCCCGACACGCTCCGGCAAAGGCGTGGGGATTGTCATTCCCTGTCTGCTCTCCTGGCCGCATTCCCTTATCTGCCTTGATATCAAAGGCGAAAACTGGAGTCTCACAAGCGGTTACAGAAAATCGCAAGGCCAGGTCTGCCTGCGGTTCGACCCGTCCGATGCCAGCGGTACGTCCTGCCGGTTCAACCCGCTGGCCGAAGTCCGGCTTGATTCCATACAGGCCATACCGGATTGCCAAAATCTGGCGACAATGCTGGTGGACCCCAACGGTTCCGGACTTGAAGACCATTGGTCCAAGGCCGGTTTCGGGCTGCTCTCCGGCGCTCTTTTGCATTGCTGCATCAGCGTCCGGGCGGAACAGGGCCGGGACGCGACGCTGTACGACCTTTCCTGCATGCTGGCTGATGAAAGCAAAACGATAACGCAGGTCTTTGAAGGGATGGTCAAATATGACCACAAGGCCGCGCTGGAAAAACTCTATCCCACGACTCCGGGCATATCCGACTGCGGGCTGAAGGCGCATGTTTTCGTCGCCTCCGCTGCCAAGGAAATGTTGAACAAGTCCGAGAACGAAGGTTCCGGCGTGGTTTCAACGGTGCTGGTCAACCTTTCGCTTTACCGTGATCCGGTTGTCGCCGCCGCGACCTCGGCCTGTGATTTCCGTATCGCGGACCTGATGAACCTTGATTCTCCGGTATCGCTCTATCTGGTCATATCGCCCGCCGACATTGACCGGGTCAAGCCTCTGGTCCGTCTGCTGGTGGATATGATTATCAGGCGTGTGTGCGCGAAGATGGAGTTCGCGGACGGCGCGACAAAAGCCTCCTATCTTCACCGGCTCCTGATTTTCCTTGATGAGTTCACCTCCCTCGGGAAGCTGCAAATCATGGAAAAAGCCTTGGCCTACATCGCCGGTTACGGCGGCAAGGTCTTTCTCATTGTTCAGGACACAACCCAGCTCGCCAACGTGTACGGCAAGGAACATAGCATCATGGCGAACTGCCATGTTCGGATTGCCTACGCGCCGAACACGATTGAAACCGCCAACCAGTTAAGCGACATGGCCGGGAAAACCACGGCCATCGACAAAAAAACATCCCTGTCCGGTTCCGGCATGGGATTGACGAAATCCGCGTCTGTCAGCGTGAGCGAGACGGCCAGGCCGCTTCTGACCGCTGACGAGTGCATGCGTTTGCCGGGCATGATGAAGGATTCCAGCGGCAACGTGGTGAGAGCGGGCGACATGCTTGTTTTCACCGCTGGCCGCAATCCGATTTACGGTCGCCAGATTTTATATTTCCGCGACCCTGTCTTTTCCAGCCGCGCAAAGATTCTCCCTGCGGGAGCCATGCCGGAATATCCGGGCGGCGTCTCCGATTCCATCTATCACGACATGCCGTATTCGGCGGGCCCGGGGCGAAAAGCGCCAGAGCCCGCCGAAAAGGCCGAAATCATCCCAGCCGATGCGGCGGGGGAGTCTTTGAATGCGTACTTCCAATAA
- a CDS encoding P-type conjugative transfer protein TrbL gives MPISPTYSRKMAVWGGAVMALALLLFLPSVSHAAPDGGDFVNTLVRSFYDKTQMWEPVLRRYALVVLKWLVILEVCWLGIRAALGREQLPDTIKHFVVIILAASLFAAVINHYSEWAWQLINGLKQIGLELTTGEFSSDSPFITGLQLVKLILGKMSFTSPADSLGLLIAALVILVCFALISAQVVLVKCEAMLSMMAAMVLLGFGGSAFTRDYAVNAIRYVISVAFKLFVLQLVLAIGVSFIRDFNSDSAELQDIFVIIGAAIILLALVKSLPDVVSGIISGSHVGGGNLLGTSAAVAGGAIAGTGLVVAASQNLQNIKDAAKVAGAEGKTGVGKLAGTAANLWGARQSAKDSTERSLSSRSRSEMQERLHKATTLKG, from the coding sequence ATGCCTATCTCTCCGACCTATAGCCGGAAGATGGCAGTATGGGGCGGGGCCGTAATGGCCCTCGCCCTCCTGCTCTTTCTTCCTTCCGTGTCCCATGCCGCGCCGGACGGCGGGGATTTCGTGAACACCCTCGTCCGGTCGTTCTACGACAAGACGCAGATGTGGGAACCCGTCTTGCGGCGTTACGCTCTTGTTGTCTTGAAATGGCTCGTGATTCTGGAAGTGTGCTGGCTCGGCATCCGGGCGGCCCTGGGCCGGGAGCAGTTGCCGGACACCATCAAACACTTTGTCGTCATTATACTGGCCGCGTCGCTTTTTGCCGCTGTCATCAACCACTATTCCGAATGGGCGTGGCAGTTGATTAACGGTTTGAAACAGATTGGCCTTGAACTGACAACCGGGGAATTTTCGAGCGACAGCCCCTTTATTACCGGCTTGCAGCTCGTCAAACTGATTCTCGGGAAAATGAGTTTCACGTCTCCTGCGGATTCCCTCGGCCTTCTGATTGCCGCGCTTGTGATTCTGGTCTGCTTCGCGCTGATAAGCGCACAGGTGGTCCTTGTGAAATGTGAGGCCATGCTGTCCATGATGGCCGCAATGGTACTGCTCGGGTTCGGCGGTTCCGCCTTTACCCGCGATTATGCCGTCAACGCCATTCGCTACGTTATCTCTGTTGCCTTCAAACTCTTTGTCCTGCAACTGGTTCTCGCCATTGGCGTCAGTTTTATCCGCGACTTCAATTCGGACAGCGCGGAGCTTCAGGACATTTTCGTCATTATCGGGGCCGCGATTATCCTGCTGGCCCTCGTCAAATCCCTGCCTGACGTGGTGTCGGGCATTATCAGCGGTTCGCATGTCGGCGGCGGGAACCTTCTCGGAACCAGTGCTGCGGTCGCGGGCGGAGCCATTGCCGGTACTGGCCTTGTCGTGGCCGCTTCGCAAAACCTCCAAAACATCAAGGACGCGGCAAAGGTCGCCGGAGCCGAAGGCAAAACCGGAGTCGGCAAGCTGGCCGGGACCGCCGCCAACCTGTGGGGCGCTCGTCAGAGTGCCAAAGATTCAACCGAACGCTCCCTGTCTTCGCGTTCCCGCTCTGAAATGCAGGAGCGCCTTCATAAAGCAACAACTCTCAAGGGATAG
- a CDS encoding Conjugative transfer signal peptidase TraF (modular protein), with translation MRTSNKYPRSLLCCCMAVFFLLAAAWSAGLRLQVTPSMPRGLYQLQEGEALQVGDMVSFCLPPGEFAALALDRGYLQESNICPSGVRPLVKRVAGLPGDVVDAASLSIRPADSHNRPLPTVLSSGVIPGGFALVLSPHGDSFDSRYFGLVPLSSLKKVAPIFIYTGGFSMETQQRLAVSAAAVMDQITADIDLVVPLPDEVAEYMGAFEENAVTPEDFGMETLLAVGPEGKVYATD, from the coding sequence ATGCGTACTTCCAATAAGTATCCCCGTTCCCTCCTGTGCTGCTGCATGGCTGTTTTCTTTCTTCTCGCTGCCGCGTGGTCTGCGGGCCTTCGGCTTCAGGTCACGCCTTCGATGCCTCGCGGCCTCTACCAGCTTCAGGAAGGGGAAGCGCTTCAGGTGGGCGACATGGTGTCGTTCTGCCTTCCCCCCGGTGAGTTCGCCGCGCTGGCGCTGGACCGGGGCTATCTTCAGGAAAGCAATATTTGTCCTTCGGGCGTTCGTCCGTTGGTCAAAAGGGTCGCGGGCCTTCCCGGCGACGTGGTTGATGCCGCGTCGCTTTCCATCCGGCCTGCCGATTCCCACAATCGTCCCTTGCCTACTGTTCTTTCAAGCGGCGTCATACCGGGCGGCTTTGCGCTTGTCCTCTCGCCGCACGGAGACAGTTTTGATTCACGATACTTCGGCCTCGTGCCTCTTTCCTCGCTGAAAAAGGTCGCGCCGATTTTTATATATACAGGAGGTTTTTCCATGGAAACTCAACAACGCCTTGCCGTATCCGCTGCGGCTGTAATGGACCAGATAACCGCAGACATTGATCTGGTGGTCCCGCTGCCGGATGAAGTTGCTGAATATATGGGCGCTTTTGAAGAAAACGCCGTCACGCCGGAAGATTTCGGCATGGAAACGCTGTTGGCCGTTGGGCCGGAGGGCAAAGTTTATGCAACCGACTGA
- a CDS encoding Conjugal transfer protein TrbG, which translates to MKFIYSVFTFCLLLCAAPAMAAVPAGYPPAHGGLENPPPPIDYISPDAVKLTPQEKKALDLSGQWSRRNVDPVLAAGGKVIYVHGASEPTVIASPYQVCDLELEQGETVNEFVVGDPARWFVEAGVSGSGGSATVHLFIKAVDAGLQTSLVVTTDRRTYHVKLVSKRSGHTPYIAFAYNDAIKRRVNQDRAEADKNRHWDSTVIEGQTRELANLNFAYDVKGKRVSWRPERVYDDKRKCYIQLPKDAGVTPVLLVRKGSKDMIVNYRIQDGTIIVDGVFDKYTLVLGVGGDQEKVEIIRKGVKQ; encoded by the coding sequence ATGAAATTCATATATAGTGTTTTCACCTTTTGTTTACTGCTGTGCGCCGCTCCGGCCATGGCTGCGGTTCCTGCCGGGTATCCCCCGGCGCATGGCGGGCTGGAAAACCCGCCCCCGCCGATTGACTATATCTCTCCGGACGCAGTCAAACTGACGCCGCAGGAAAAGAAGGCCCTGGACCTTTCCGGCCAGTGGTCCCGGCGCAACGTGGACCCGGTTCTTGCCGCTGGCGGCAAGGTTATCTACGTCCACGGCGCTTCGGAGCCGACTGTCATTGCTTCTCCGTATCAGGTCTGTGACCTTGAGCTGGAACAGGGGGAAACGGTCAATGAGTTCGTTGTCGGTGATCCCGCCCGGTGGTTCGTCGAAGCCGGTGTTTCCGGCAGCGGCGGAAGTGCGACCGTGCATCTGTTCATCAAGGCCGTTGACGCCGGTTTGCAAACCTCCCTCGTGGTCACAACCGACCGCCGCACCTATCACGTCAAACTGGTTTCCAAACGGAGCGGGCATACTCCTTACATAGCCTTTGCTTACAATGACGCCATAAAAAGGCGGGTCAATCAGGACCGGGCGGAAGCGGATAAAAACCGCCATTGGGATTCCACTGTTATTGAAGGCCAGACGCGGGAACTGGCGAATTTGAATTTCGCTTATGACGTGAAGGGGAAACGGGTTTCGTGGCGTCCTGAACGGGTCTATGACGACAAACGCAAATGCTACATCCAGCTTCCGAAGGATGCCGGGGTAACGCCGGTTCTGTTGGTCCGCAAGGGCAGCAAGGATATGATCGTCAACTACCGCATTCAAGACGGAACTATCATCGTTGACGGCGTGTTCGACAAATACACGCTGGTTCTCGGCGTCGGCGGCGACCAGGAAAAAGTCGAGATCATCCGCAAGGGGGTGAAGCAATGA
- a CDS encoding Folate-binding protein YgfZ encodes MKFFKKTGKGAQPDPSDNPYITARQEWMERYGSYIARASQWRMAALLQSVSLIICLAALVVLLNQSQVIAYFVSVDKVGKTAVVKADSVPSTPPEIIQNAIAESITAWRTVTPDYHLQGEMVKKLSAYVAGSAKGVIKSWYEQNNPAVTAENGRMIHVEITQAPLPVSKTSYRVEWRETIRNHAGVVIESGNYVATVTIQIQKPISEKMLLANPGGVFITGLAFSKTFAANTPNAE; translated from the coding sequence GTGAAATTCTTTAAGAAAACCGGCAAGGGCGCACAGCCCGATCCTTCGGATAATCCGTATATCACAGCCCGCCAGGAATGGATGGAGCGGTACGGCTCCTATATTGCCCGCGCTTCGCAATGGCGCATGGCCGCGCTGCTGCAATCGGTCAGCCTCATTATTTGTCTGGCCGCTCTCGTCGTGCTGCTCAACCAGTCACAGGTGATTGCCTACTTCGTTTCCGTGGACAAGGTCGGCAAGACCGCCGTGGTCAAGGCTGACAGCGTTCCGAGCACTCCCCCGGAGATAATTCAGAACGCTATCGCGGAAAGCATCACGGCCTGGCGCACGGTGACGCCGGACTACCACCTTCAGGGGGAGATGGTCAAAAAGCTCTCCGCGTATGTGGCCGGGTCCGCCAAGGGCGTTATCAAGTCGTGGTACGAACAGAACAATCCCGCTGTGACCGCTGAAAACGGGCGCATGATTCACGTTGAAATAACGCAAGCGCCGCTTCCGGTCAGCAAAACCTCATACCGCGTGGAATGGCGGGAAACCATCCGTAACCATGCGGGCGTCGTCATCGAGTCCGGCAACTACGTTGCGACCGTAACCATCCAAATCCAGAAACCGATCTCGGAAAAGATGCTTCTCGCCAATCCCGGCGGCGTCTTCATTACCGGCCTTGCGTTCTCCAAGACGTTCGCGGCCAACACTCCCAACGCTGAATAA
- the trbE gene encoding Conjugal transfer protein TrbE, which translates to MGVARSGVEMIRLRDFRSKARGLPDLLPYAGVIGPGLVLNKDGSLLCAFEVRGQDSDSSTPEELAFISSQLNMAIKLLGTGWMLHLDAIRGAERAYPADNLSHFPDRVSRMIDDERRVWFSGDKCYSTNLVLTLTYKPSFAENRISTGLHSGSALDKAIQRFNTTIAEFEDALSVALKMRRLTDYEYELRERSTSFIQSDLLSHLNQCITGELQPYRVPAVPMFLDAMLGNQDMIGGVVPKIGNKHVMVVAIDGLPQESWPAILSDLDTLPVEYRFSTRFICLDNYDAQKEVKTYCKTWRQQVYRIIDQFITNPNARINRDAALMAEDAEEALTAIKGGYVGAGYLTSCIVLMHEDLDVLQDKSRELRRCVQTLGFGCRVEAVNSVDAWLGTLPGNSWANVRRPLITTLVLADLLPVQSVWTGSPVAPCPFYPPNSPPLCVVQTDGRTPVWLNLHSGDLGHTLVFGPTGSGKSTLLGLLIAQFRRYPHSTVYVMDKGRSAYALCRGVRGRHYNIGEAGGLAFAPLWRIGESQEEFAWALEWVESLLVLQGVTVTPADRNALYSAMDSLRSAPQTMRSLTDFVHRLQDLNLKEALKHYTEAGAMGRILDARQDGLAASAFTVFEMESIMEMGTKNLVPVLLYLFHQIERSLTGQPAMIVLDEAWIMLGHPVFREKIREWLKVLRKLNCIVLLATQSLSDARNSGILDVLAESCPTKIFLANIAATSDVQSDLYSDLDLNTRQIQIISTMQPKREYYLVQPEGRRKIQLALGPKTLSFIGASDKESIARIDELIAAYGEDAWQENWLAERQAA; encoded by the coding sequence GGTGGATGCTCCACCTTGACGCCATTCGCGGAGCGGAACGCGCCTATCCCGCCGACAATCTTTCGCACTTTCCCGACAGGGTCAGCCGGATGATTGACGACGAGCGGCGTGTCTGGTTCTCCGGCGACAAATGCTACAGCACCAACCTTGTACTGACGCTGACCTATAAGCCGAGTTTTGCGGAAAACCGCATTTCCACGGGCCTGCATTCGGGGAGCGCTCTGGACAAGGCTATACAGCGTTTCAATACGACAATCGCGGAGTTTGAGGACGCCTTGAGCGTGGCGCTCAAAATGCGGCGGCTGACGGATTATGAATACGAACTGCGGGAGCGGAGTACGTCATTCATCCAATCCGATCTCCTGTCGCACCTGAACCAGTGCATCACGGGAGAATTGCAGCCGTACCGGGTGCCCGCCGTGCCGATGTTTCTTGACGCCATGCTCGGCAATCAGGACATGATCGGCGGGGTGGTCCCGAAAATCGGCAACAAGCATGTGATGGTTGTCGCCATTGACGGCCTCCCGCAAGAGAGCTGGCCAGCCATCCTTTCGGACCTCGACACGCTCCCGGTGGAATATCGGTTCTCCACCCGGTTTATCTGCCTCGACAACTACGATGCGCAAAAGGAAGTCAAAACCTACTGCAAGACGTGGCGGCAACAGGTTTACCGGATAATCGACCAGTTCATAACCAACCCCAATGCCCGGATTAACCGGGACGCGGCCCTTATGGCCGAAGACGCCGAAGAGGCGTTGACGGCCATCAAGGGCGGCTATGTCGGGGCGGGCTACCTGACTTCCTGCATCGTGCTCATGCACGAAGACCTTGACGTTCTTCAGGACAAATCAAGGGAACTGCGGCGCTGCGTCCAGACGTTGGGCTTCGGATGCCGCGTGGAAGCGGTGAACAGCGTTGACGCCTGGCTCGGCACCTTGCCGGGTAACTCCTGGGCCAATGTGCGCCGCCCCCTTATCACAACCCTTGTGCTGGCTGACCTTTTGCCGGTGCAATCCGTCTGGACCGGAAGCCCGGTTGCGCCGTGCCCGTTTTATCCTCCCAATTCGCCGCCGCTCTGCGTGGTGCAGACCGATGGGCGGACGCCGGTCTGGCTCAATCTCCATAGCGGTGACCTCGGCCATACCTTGGTGTTCGGCCCCACCGGCAGCGGCAAAAGTACCTTGCTTGGCCTCCTGATCGCGCAGTTCCGGCGCTATCCACATTCGACGGTCTACGTCATGGACAAAGGCCGCTCCGCGTATGCCCTGTGCCGGGGTGTGCGGGGCCGACACTACAATATCGGGGAAGCCGGTGGGCTTGCCTTTGCGCCGCTCTGGCGCATCGGCGAGTCACAGGAAGAGTTCGCCTGGGCCTTGGAATGGGTCGAGTCGCTTCTTGTCCTTCAGGGCGTGACGGTCACGCCCGCCGACAGGAACGCGCTGTATTCGGCCATGGACTCTCTTCGTTCCGCTCCGCAGACCATGCGGAGTCTGACGGATTTTGTTCACCGCCTCCAGGACCTCAACCTGAAGGAAGCGCTCAAGCACTATACGGAGGCCGGGGCCATGGGCCGCATACTGGATGCCCGGCAGGATGGTCTTGCTGCCTCGGCGTTCACTGTTTTCGAGATGGAAAGCATCATGGAAATGGGAACGAAAAACCTTGTGCCGGTGCTTCTCTACCTTTTCCATCAAATCGAGCGTTCCCTGACCGGCCAGCCCGCAATGATTGTGCTGGACGAAGCGTGGATAATGCTCGGCCATCCGGTTTTCAGGGAGAAAATCAGGGAATGGCTGAAGGTGCTCCGTAAGCTGAACTGCATTGTTCTGCTTGCGACGCAATCTCTCAGCGACGCCCGCAACTCCGGTATTCTCGACGTTCTCGCGGAGAGCTGCCCGACAAAAATCTTCCTCGCCAACATTGCCGCGACTTCGGACGTGCAAAGCGATCTGTACTCGGACCTTGACCTGAATACGCGGCAAATCCAAATAATCAGCACCATGCAGCCCAAGCGGGAATACTACCTCGTCCAGCCGGAAGGACGCCGGAAGATTCAACTCGCGCTTGGACCCAAAACCCTTTCGTTCATCGGGGCCAGCGACAAGGAGAGCATTGCCCGCATTGATGAACTGATAGCGGCTTACGGGGAAGACGCATGGCAAGAAAACTGGCTTGCAGAGCGCCAGGCAGCATAG
- a CDS encoding putative TrbH Mating pair formation protein (Evidence 3 : Function proposed based on presence of conserved amino acid motif, structural feature or limited homology), with translation MKRFALALLVLTCLASGCANKGFVGSFYGEIPQQGVTAAIAEDAADFLAAKYPPGHTTLQIVPADKSANAFDNVFEARLRTLGFTVRPSAPAGPAASDALTLSYILDRIEADASYYLQIRLSDGAAISRAYTATGQPEAGRSSTPHEFKLPVMKRMELKARSAVDGLQ, from the coding sequence ATGAAACGCTTCGCCCTTGCTCTCCTTGTTCTGACGTGCCTTGCCTCCGGTTGCGCCAACAAGGGCTTTGTCGGTTCCTTCTACGGAGAAATTCCGCAACAGGGAGTTACGGCGGCTATCGCTGAAGACGCCGCGGACTTCCTCGCCGCGAAATATCCCCCCGGCCACACGACCTTGCAGATAGTACCGGCAGACAAGTCCGCCAATGCTTTTGATAACGTCTTTGAGGCCCGCCTTCGCACTCTCGGGTTTACGGTGAGGCCGTCCGCGCCGGCAGGGCCGGCCGCATCCGATGCCCTGACCCTGTCCTACATTCTTGACCGTATAGAAGCGGACGCTTCGTACTATCTGCAAATCCGTCTTTCTGACGGCGCCGCGATTTCCCGCGCCTATACCGCGACCGGGCAACCGGAAGCGGGCCGGTCGTCCACGCCGCACGAGTTCAAATTGCCTGTGATGAAGCGGATGGAGCTGAAAGCGCGTTCCGCCGTCGATGGGCTTCAGTAG
- a CDS encoding putative conjugal transfer protein TrbI (Evidence 3 : Function proposed based on presence of conserved amino acid motif, structural feature or limited homology), producing the protein METGPNSLIMPEDEKITAFKLSRWPLYVVIAVAAVMICVLVWSISFSGKNGSEEAGRKDLDISENGPPLVVAENRGLAAPSLPVGVARQNTPTPSAPAPKEPLIVVQDKPGEADRLRQQELENLRRRRAQAQLDGLTAPLGLKRAQSTQGSGQAVPADATPVRNASSLQMPGMPGMENGYDMAAQKDKEGFFSRSSRDDSWILPHARTAGQRYELKTERVIPAAMITGINSDLPGQIQAQVTQDVYDSATGDHLLIPKGAKLTGSYDSRVIFGQRRVLVAWTRVIYPDGSALSLGAMPGADIGGYAGFADKVNNHYLKIFGNAILMSLITGGMSYAVDSLDSSSGDSNTPTMQQEMGTALASQLGQTSLSLLQRNMNIAPTLEVRPGYEFVIVVTKDIVFDRPYRPYR; encoded by the coding sequence ATGGAAACAGGACCGAACAGCCTCATTATGCCGGAAGACGAGAAGATTACCGCCTTCAAACTCTCCCGCTGGCCGCTCTATGTGGTTATCGCGGTTGCCGCCGTCATGATCTGCGTACTGGTTTGGAGTATCAGCTTTTCCGGCAAGAATGGTTCCGAGGAAGCGGGCCGTAAGGATTTGGACATATCCGAAAACGGGCCTCCGCTGGTGGTCGCCGAAAATCGCGGGCTTGCCGCCCCGAGCCTCCCGGTCGGCGTTGCCCGCCAGAATACGCCCACGCCTTCGGCTCCGGCCCCGAAAGAACCGCTTATTGTCGTACAGGACAAGCCCGGCGAAGCGGATAGACTCAGGCAGCAGGAGCTTGAAAATCTGCGGCGGCGCAGAGCACAGGCGCAACTTGACGGTTTGACCGCGCCTCTTGGCCTCAAACGCGCTCAATCCACACAGGGAAGCGGCCAAGCCGTTCCCGCTGATGCCACGCCGGTTCGTAACGCATCCTCCCTCCAAATGCCGGGCATGCCCGGTATGGAAAACGGGTACGACATGGCCGCGCAGAAGGACAAGGAAGGTTTTTTCTCCCGTTCTTCCCGTGACGACTCATGGATTTTGCCCCATGCCCGGACGGCTGGCCAACGCTATGAGCTGAAGACGGAGCGGGTCATTCCCGCTGCCATGATTACCGGCATCAATTCCGATCTGCCTGGGCAGATACAAGCCCAAGTCACTCAGGACGTATATGACTCCGCGACCGGCGACCACCTTCTTATTCCGAAAGGGGCCAAACTGACCGGCTCCTATGACAGCCGGGTTATCTTTGGTCAACGGCGGGTGTTGGTGGCCTGGACGCGGGTCATTTACCCGGACGGCTCCGCGCTCTCGCTCGGGGCCATGCCGGGAGCGGACATTGGCGGGTATGCCGGTTTCGCGGACAAGGTCAACAACCATTACCTGAAAATCTTCGGCAACGCGATTCTCATGTCCCTTATTACAGGCGGCATGTCTTACGCTGTGGATAGTCTGGATTCGTCGAGCGGCGATAGCAATACGCCGACGATGCAGCAGGAAATGGGTACGGCCCTTGCCAGCCAGCTCGGGCAAACCAGCCTGTCGCTTCTGCAACGGAACATGAATATCGCTCCCACGCTTGAGGTGCGCCCTGGTTATGAGTTCGTGATTGTGGTCACGAAAGATATTGTCTTTGACCGCCCCTACAGGCCGTACAGGTGA
- a CDS encoding P-type conjugative transfer protein TrbJ: protein MRKLLLATLLLVMCAAPAKALTFVCANCSTNLVQMLDRITSMEQLQNIIAQYKEDIQQTAAQLRMVQQNIEQYANMVQNTISLPQNVLKEIQNNLTQLATLSSRLRTVRGDAVAMANIFANLFPDQSFLADLAGKGPEAIEKATQEYEAAWNGWSKQVDQATEATFQLSGMQLDDLQKSPAKMQSYLNELLSTPEGQMQALQAGNQLTALQIQEARQLRELLATQAQSDIAASMKSEKESQVRQEVWRNMTKTDKLDNLQPKRDPF, encoded by the coding sequence ATGCGAAAACTGCTTTTGGCAACACTGCTGCTCGTGATGTGCGCGGCTCCGGCGAAGGCCCTTACCTTCGTTTGCGCGAATTGCAGCACCAATCTGGTGCAAATGCTCGACCGGATCACCAGCATGGAACAGTTGCAGAACATCATAGCCCAATACAAGGAAGACATTCAGCAAACCGCCGCGCAACTGCGGATGGTGCAACAGAATATCGAGCAGTATGCGAACATGGTCCAGAACACCATTTCGCTGCCGCAAAATGTTCTCAAGGAAATCCAAAACAACCTTACCCAACTGGCGACATTGTCCAGCCGCTTACGAACCGTCCGGGGCGACGCGGTCGCCATGGCGAACATTTTCGCCAACCTCTTCCCTGACCAGAGTTTTCTTGCGGACCTGGCCGGAAAGGGACCCGAGGCCATTGAAAAGGCAACGCAGGAATATGAGGCCGCGTGGAACGGATGGTCGAAACAGGTGGACCAGGCCACGGAAGCGACATTTCAGCTTTCCGGCATGCAGCTTGACGATTTGCAGAAGAGCCCGGCCAAGATGCAGTCCTATCTCAACGAACTGCTTTCGACGCCCGAGGGCCAGATGCAAGCCCTCCAGGCCGGGAACCAGTTGACCGCGCTTCAGATTCAGGAAGCGCGCCAGCTTCGGGAACTGCTTGCAACGCAAGCGCAGTCCGACATTGCGGCCAGTATGAAGTCCGAAAAGGAAAGCCAGGTCAGACAGGAAGTCTGGCGCAACATGACCAAGACGGACAAGCTCGACAACCTTCAACCAAAACGTGACCCGTTTTAG